One genomic window of Cannabis sativa cultivar Pink pepper isolate KNU-18-1 chromosome 2, ASM2916894v1, whole genome shotgun sequence includes the following:
- the LOC115725695 gene encoding uncharacterized protein LOC115725695: protein MIAICLTYYIFSLFCLLLIIFVCFADMAGLLRQTTYQEKEGSPSTASPMAPPGKVRKTNPRPAIDIHTPIAGSPPSSRPLPPDSASGSANDTTLIGSTSTGAESLAALPLEGRCQALSTGLKGAHGHIEGLMDIMDKTMSRLDCLPPAQIVALGCREMIRAATITSYGQSRVLALQEEHNKQGAASLQLELDALRQEYSQKIRDLETSVERVTAEKERFRGELESVTAEKERFRGELESEKEAHAKVVEENNINAKECEKLAAEVKQIGDLSTDVFFKFWLNNKKADFNYLGKNMESMLSYCRNREEAETREKAQTACIQADSYLNFGVEATDDCPLDDLLDGSY from the exons ATGATCGCTATTTGTCTTACTTATtacattttttcattattttgccTGTTACTAATCATTTTTGTGTGTTTTGCAGATATGGCCGGCTTGTTGCGACAAACAACCTACCAGGAGAAAGAGGGTTCGCCTTCTACCGCCTCTCCCATGGCTCCTCCTGGTAAGGTTAGGAAGACTAACCCTCGCCCGGCTATTGATATTCACACCCCTATTGCTGGATCGCCTCCCTCATCTCGGCCGCTTCCTCCTGACTCCGCATCCGGGTCCGCCAATGATACAACCCTTATTGGTTCGACGTCCACAGGGGCCGAGTCACTTGCTGCGCTGCCCTTAGAGGGTCGTTGTCAGGCTTTATCTACGGGTTTGAAGGGGGCACATGGCCATATTGAGGGCCTTATGGACATCATGGACAAGACCATGTCTAGGCTAGATTGTTTGCCCCCTGCCCAGATCGTTGCTCTTGGATGCCGCGAGATGATTAGG GCTGCCACCATTACTTCTTATGGTCAATCTAGGGTTCTCGCCCTACAAGAGGAGCACAACAAGCAAGGAGCAGCCTCACTCCAACTTGAACTTGATGCCCTTCGCCAGGAATACTCCCAGAAGATTCGCGATCTAGAAACTTCTGTTGAAAGGGTTACTGCTGAGAAGGAGCGTTTCAGGGGTGAGCTTGAAAGTGTTACTGCCGAGAAAGAGCGTTTCAGGGGTGAGCTTGAAAGTGAGAAGGAGGCTCATGCGAAGGTTGTCGAGGAAAACAACATTAATGCCAAGGAGTGTGAGAAGCTAGCTGCGGAGGTGAAACAGATCGGAGACCTCTCCACCGATGTTTTCTTCAAATTCTGGCTAAACAACAAGAAAGCTGACTTTAATTATCTGGGTAAGAACATGGAAAGTATGCTATCTTATTGTCGCAATCGTGAGGAGGCAGAAACCAGGGAGAAGGCACAGACTGCTTGCATTCAGGCCGATTCATACCTCAACTTTGGGGTTGAGGCAACAGATGACTGTCCCCTCGATGACTTACTTGATGGTTCCTATTGA
- the LOC133034306 gene encoding uncharacterized protein LOC133034306: MRYSDYWGGEHRVDEDLLQLLFEDCPASPPHNSSGDEGLSSVSETPDHLYRERIGGEAYNRHIWELEKGIRSYLPREWTYTLPFGEVNIPVGVPIGPSGGFPLAETAITTAKLPTMLNAMARTKKKSRVSSSNSSHTAEVVTKRRVSDDVEADSADGAMEEIVKEFEKWVEEEAKNTLYKAAKEKETTKGSQPATLKISEFAPKVLKEVRTSRCKTKQTPFVAPSSSLTETQLQYVEESTVNGKDCRLVLPSPNQLAHDPGEGLCAWSRRHITYGGALPLHNFFKDVADYFGLSPGQFSPLAIRVLTGIFVLYKLMRWKWPTGHEVHYLFDLRPINSEYRSGYYAFQHAHRNVKFLHGMEKSSKEHDFKTLYFFVKDIGTKHTKFQMVDQFEKPSPTIAMYERALALAQLPDYKKDLNILTSLRRNAGNPATLRTSASGTDSYSEKHYARVC; this comes from the exons ATGCGTTATAGCGACTATTGGGGGGGTGAACACCGAGTAGACGAAGACCTTCTTCAACTTTTGTTTGAAGATTGTCCAGCGTCGCCCCCACACAACTCGTCTGGGGACGAGGGGCTTAGTAGTGTGTCAGAGACGCCCGACCACCTCTACCGAGAGAGAATAGGCGGTGAAGCATACAACAGGCATATTTGGGAGCTTGAAAAAGGGATACGATCTTATCTGCCCCGAGAGTGGACATACACTCTTCCCTTTGGTGAGGTCAATATTCCAGTAGGGGTCCCCATCGGCCCGTCAGGGGGGTTTCCTTTGGCCGAGACTGCTATAACCACCGCAAAACTACCTACCATGCTGAACGCTATGGCTCGCACTAAAAAGAAGAGTCGGGTTAGTTCTTCTAACAGTTCCCATACGGCGGAAGTCGTTACTAAACGGAGGGTATCTGACGATGTTGAGGCTGATTCTGCCGATGGAGCCATGGAGGAGATAGTCAAAGAGTTTGAGAAATGGGTGGAAGAGGAAGCCAAGAATACCCTTTATAAAGCCGCCAAAGAGAAAGAAACAACCAAGGGTTCCCAACCAGCTACTCTCAAAATCAGTGAATTCGCCCCTAAAGTGCTCAAGGAAGTTCGCACTTCCCGCTGCAAGACTAAGCAGACCCCCTTTGTGGCCCCTTCTAGCAGTCTCACCGAGACCCAACTCCAATATGTGGAGGAGTCGACTGTGAATGGCAAGGACTGCCGGTTAGTACTCCCCTCTCCGAATCAGTTGGCGCATGACCCTGGGGAGGGGCTGTGTGCATGGTCCCGTCGCCATATTACTTATGGGGGGGCACTCCCccttcataattttttcaaagacGTGGCTGATTATTTTGGCCTTAGTCCGGGGCAGTTTTCTCCCTTGGCCATACGAGTTTTGACTGGcatatttgttttatataagCTAATGAGATGGAAGTGGCCAACAGGCCATGAGGTACACTATCTCTTCGATCTGAGACCGATTAACAGCGAGTACCGGTCGGGATATTACGCATTTCAGCATGCACACAGGAATGTCAAATTCCTTCATGGTATGGAGAAATCGTCGAAGGAACATGATTTCAAAACTCTCTATTTTTTTGTGAAGGACATTGGGACTAAACACACCAAATTCCAAATGGTGGACCAATTCGAGAAGCCTTCCCCCACCATTGCCATGTACGAGAGAGCTCTTGCGTTAGCCCAATTGCCTGACTATAAGAAGGATCTAAACATTCTAACATCCCTCCGG CGGAATGCGGGAAATCCCGCGACCCTTAGGACCTCCGCCAGTGGCACAGACAGCTATAGCGAAAAGCACTATGCCCGGGTCTGCTAA